The Acetomicrobium flavidum genome window below encodes:
- the ptsG gene encoding glucose-specific PTS transporter subunit IIBC produces MFKKSFGQLQRIGQSLMLPVAILPAAGLLLAVGTSMKNPDVVSLLPIFQHGFFVSLASIMESAGGIIFDNLPLIFALGVAVGLSGGAGVAALAALVGYLVMNVTMSVIGGLSIDMILSQNNPAYALVLGIPTLQTGVFGGIIIGALAAWCYNKYYTIELPPFLGFFAGKRFVPIITAFSSFFVGIAMFFLWPYVQSGMNALSQYLTGSAYPVAVFFFGFVKRLLIPFGLHHIWHAPFWFEFGQYKTLSGNIVHGDMNIFFAQLRDGVRLSAGHFMAGEFPVMMFGLPAAAFAMYRLARPENKKVVGGLLASAALTLFLTGITEPIEFTFLFLSPLLYFLHAFLDGISFVVLYLLDINIGYTFSGGAIDFFLFGVVPGREPWWLVIAVGLVFAVIYYSVFSYAIQKFNLPTPGREKAEALSNGPAAVSMGAKPARSLPYEVLSALGGRDNITKLDACITRLRVSVRDASKVDKDRLKTLGASGVMQVENNLQVVFGTKSEAIKEQMLEIMRGTQPETIKMPEEQLGKESHSGEGVFIAMPMTGTLMPLSEVPDDTFASKIMGDGFAILPKDGTVVAPADGRIVVLFPTKHAIGMVTDDGLEILIHVGIDTVKLQGKGFEAFVSQGERVKEGQLLLRADLDYISKNAPSIMSPVVFTNLPPDEKVEILREGKVSIGEKGYVRIVKGQIVSV; encoded by the coding sequence GTGTTTAAGAAGTCTTTCGGTCAACTGCAGAGGATAGGGCAATCGTTGATGCTTCCGGTGGCGATATTGCCTGCTGCCGGCTTGTTGCTCGCCGTAGGAACTAGCATGAAAAATCCGGATGTGGTATCTCTCTTGCCCATTTTCCAGCACGGTTTCTTCGTCAGCCTGGCCTCAATTATGGAATCGGCTGGCGGAATCATCTTCGATAACCTGCCTCTCATATTTGCGCTTGGAGTCGCCGTAGGGCTATCCGGTGGTGCTGGCGTTGCAGCGCTTGCAGCTTTAGTGGGCTATCTTGTAATGAACGTTACCATGAGCGTCATAGGTGGGTTGTCGATTGATATGATATTGTCACAAAACAACCCTGCATACGCCCTGGTACTTGGCATCCCCACCCTTCAAACGGGCGTTTTTGGGGGAATTATAATAGGAGCTTTAGCAGCGTGGTGTTATAACAAATATTACACCATAGAATTACCGCCCTTCCTCGGTTTTTTTGCCGGTAAACGCTTTGTGCCAATCATAACGGCCTTCAGCTCCTTCTTCGTTGGAATAGCAATGTTTTTCCTTTGGCCATATGTACAATCGGGCATGAACGCACTATCTCAGTACCTTACGGGGTCTGCTTATCCTGTAGCCGTGTTTTTCTTCGGATTCGTTAAACGCTTGCTGATCCCCTTTGGCCTACACCATATATGGCATGCACCTTTTTGGTTTGAGTTCGGGCAATATAAGACTTTATCCGGAAATATAGTTCACGGGGATATGAATATCTTCTTCGCCCAACTGAGGGATGGAGTGAGGCTCTCGGCCGGACACTTCATGGCCGGTGAGTTTCCCGTAATGATGTTCGGACTTCCCGCTGCCGCCTTTGCGATGTATCGCCTGGCAAGGCCGGAAAACAAAAAGGTTGTCGGGGGGCTTCTTGCATCTGCAGCTTTGACTTTGTTTTTGACCGGCATTACCGAACCAATAGAGTTTACTTTCTTGTTCTTGTCGCCGCTCTTGTATTTTCTTCATGCTTTTCTTGATGGAATATCTTTTGTGGTGCTTTACTTGCTGGACATTAACATTGGATATACTTTCTCGGGCGGTGCCATCGACTTTTTCCTCTTTGGCGTGGTTCCCGGACGAGAGCCATGGTGGTTGGTAATCGCTGTTGGGTTAGTCTTTGCGGTCATTTACTACAGCGTCTTCAGCTATGCGATCCAAAAGTTCAATCTGCCCACTCCCGGAAGGGAAAAAGCGGAAGCCTTATCAAATGGACCCGCAGCCGTCTCCATGGGTGCAAAGCCTGCCAGATCTCTTCCATATGAAGTGTTAAGTGCTTTGGGGGGACGGGACAATATAACTAAATTAGATGCCTGCATTACCCGTTTACGGGTTTCGGTACGAGATGCATCTAAGGTTGATAAAGATAGATTAAAAACCCTAGGCGCCTCTGGCGTCATGCAGGTAGAAAATAACCTACAAGTTGTCTTTGGCACCAAGTCGGAAGCCATTAAGGAGCAAATGCTTGAAATAATGCGGGGAACGCAGCCGGAGACCATTAAGATGCCGGAAGAACAGCTTGGCAAAGAAAGCCATTCCGGCGAGGGTGTCTTTATAGCCATGCCCATGACTGGAACTTTGATGCCCCTATCGGAGGTGCCGGACGATACGTTCGCTAGCAAGATCATGGGAGACGGCTTTGCCATACTGCCTAAGGACGGTACTGTAGTTGCGCCGGCAGATGGCAGAATTGTCGTGCTCTTTCCGACCAAGCATGCGATAGGCATGGTCACCGACGATGGACTTGAGATATTGATTCATGTCGGCATTGATACCGTTAAACTTCAAGGAAAGGGCTTTGAGGCCTTCGTCAGTCAGGGAGAACGGGTGAAAGAAGGTCAACTGTTGCTGCGAGCGGATCTTGATTATATATCGAAAAACGCTCCCTCCATAATGTCACCTGTAGTCTTTACCAATTTGCCGCCTGACGAGAAAGTCGAGATATTGAGGGAGGGAAAGGTTTCTATTGGGGAAAAGGGTTATGTACGCATAGTGAAAGGTCAAATAGTATCCGTTTAA
- the glcT gene encoding glucose PTS transporter transcription antiterminator GlcT: protein MLRVKKVLNNNALIAEHPVYNEVVLLGKGIGFKKIAGDQITKAEVEKVFVLKNPEEQRQYVELVHQVGEEFVALMNEAIAYVESMLNAPLNEHIHVSLTDHLYFALKRIRDGVEIRNPFRLETELAYPLEYKVALKLAEWLQERLGLAIPEDEVGFIALHIHCALSNAHISNVTKRTQLITQLVNIVENAFKMPVDRNDINYFRFIRHLHFTIDRIESGKYADDVGFLNEALQKECPLSYTLAWKLMKCMQNILKKPVPEAEAVYLTLHLQRLYNAIQAVGCN from the coding sequence ATGCTGAGAGTAAAGAAGGTTTTGAACAACAACGCATTGATAGCCGAGCATCCAGTTTACAATGAAGTTGTGTTGTTAGGCAAGGGCATAGGATTTAAGAAAATTGCAGGAGATCAGATAACCAAAGCTGAAGTCGAAAAAGTCTTTGTCCTAAAAAATCCAGAGGAACAAAGGCAATATGTCGAGTTGGTTCACCAGGTTGGCGAGGAATTCGTTGCCCTTATGAATGAAGCGATCGCCTATGTGGAAAGCATGTTGAATGCCCCCCTAAATGAACATATACACGTTAGCCTTACGGATCATTTATATTTTGCGTTAAAGCGAATTAGGGATGGCGTGGAAATACGAAATCCTTTCAGGTTGGAAACGGAGCTTGCATACCCACTGGAATATAAAGTGGCTTTGAAACTTGCAGAATGGCTTCAAGAAAGACTTGGCCTGGCCATCCCCGAGGATGAGGTTGGCTTCATAGCTCTCCATATTCATTGTGCGCTATCCAATGCTCATATTTCAAACGTGACTAAAAGGACCCAGCTGATCACCCAACTGGTAAACATTGTTGAAAACGCCTTTAAGATGCCGGTCGATAGGAATGATATAAACTATTTCAGGTTTATCCGTCACCTCCACTTCACGATCGATAGGATAGAATCAGGCAAATACGCTGACGATGTCGGTTTTTTAAACGAAGCGTTGCAGAAGGAATGTCCATTGAGCTATACCTTAGCCTGGAAGTTAATGAAATGCATGCAAAATATATTAAAAAAACCGGTCCCGGAAGCTGAAGCTGTATACTTGACTTTGCATTTACAGAGATTGTATAATGCCATACAAGCTGTGGGGTGTAATTAA
- a CDS encoding 4-(cytidine 5'-diphospho)-2-C-methyl-D-erythritol kinase, producing the protein MIYIPSYIKINLALRVFVARQDGYHEIATLFHKVGPIEWLSIKRSTNFADEDAVASHNISISGTNTISRAIDFLRSKGIKLPPVECDVWKILPVGSGIGAGSGNAAAVLEWASTVYDAELDPHELASLGADIPFFLSKAKTALATGVGERLKPLDSLTGLFVLLVIPDKNISTAEAYRKLDEGRKNGEISIVPVSFAIYEALNIYGNLEKKEKVGLLPNDFMPVLKKESDFYDKFFNLCDTFESSLAWGLSGSGSSAFCLFTDRHEAIKAQEAVSLKLDEISKIFVLE; encoded by the coding sequence TTGATATACATCCCAAGCTATATAAAGATAAACCTGGCCTTAAGGGTGTTCGTCGCACGACAGGACGGCTATCATGAGATCGCAACGTTATTCCACAAAGTCGGGCCTATCGAGTGGCTTAGCATTAAAAGGTCCACTAATTTTGCCGATGAGGACGCGGTCGCTAGTCATAACATTTCCATATCGGGGACCAACACCATCTCGAGAGCCATCGATTTCTTGAGAAGTAAGGGCATAAAACTGCCTCCCGTCGAGTGCGACGTATGGAAAATATTACCCGTAGGAAGTGGAATAGGCGCAGGAAGCGGTAATGCCGCAGCCGTACTTGAATGGGCTTCCACGGTTTACGACGCAGAGCTTGATCCTCATGAACTGGCATCACTTGGAGCTGATATCCCCTTTTTCCTGTCAAAGGCAAAGACGGCATTAGCCACGGGAGTAGGAGAAAGGCTAAAGCCCCTCGATTCCCTAACCGGATTGTTTGTCCTGCTGGTCATTCCTGATAAGAACATCTCCACGGCAGAGGCCTACAGAAAGCTTGATGAGGGCAGAAAAAATGGAGAAATCAGCATAGTTCCCGTCTCATTTGCCATCTACGAAGCCTTAAATATATATGGCAATCTTGAGAAGAAGGAAAAAGTGGGCCTGCTTCCCAATGACTTTATGCCTGTATTGAAAAAGGAGAGCGATTTTTACGACAAATTCTTCAATTTGTGCGATACCTTCGAGAGCAGCTTGGCCTGGGGGCTCAGTGGAAGCGGTTCTTCAGCTTTTTGCCTCTTTACCGATAGACATGAAGCCATCAAAGCACAGGAAGCAGTAAGCCTTAAGCTGGATGAGATCAGCAAAATATTCGTGTTGGAGTGA
- a CDS encoding phosphoribosyltransferase family protein, producing the protein MKIPRPERIARIMWRLAKNPFRLFSLSDIAKSFEVSKTVISDDIEIISNAMKDEGRCNIVIDRGRGGGAYLVPTFDEADKRRFLEGVAEELSKEERFLPGGLIYYSDIVFDPHYTQWLGWALGSMFIDCGAEVVMTSEVKGIPIAIFVAQSLGLPLAVCRFRNRPSDGPAVALHYPSGTGEVRAMYMGTRNLKKGAKVLIIDDFMRGGSTIAGMTMMAREFEATVVGKGVFIVSALPEQKAISGYKALLVLEKDEHGPRVRVL; encoded by the coding sequence GTGAAAATTCCAAGACCGGAACGCATTGCGAGGATAATGTGGAGGCTGGCTAAAAACCCCTTCAGGTTGTTTTCTCTTAGCGATATAGCCAAAAGCTTCGAGGTATCAAAGACCGTCATAAGCGACGATATAGAGATCATCTCGAACGCGATGAAGGACGAGGGCCGATGTAATATCGTGATCGATAGGGGCAGAGGCGGGGGAGCCTACCTTGTGCCAACTTTCGATGAAGCGGACAAAAGGCGCTTCCTCGAAGGCGTAGCGGAGGAACTTTCAAAAGAGGAGAGGTTCCTTCCGGGAGGGTTGATATACTATAGCGACATTGTATTCGATCCGCACTACACTCAGTGGTTAGGATGGGCCCTGGGGTCCATGTTCATCGATTGCGGCGCCGAGGTTGTAATGACTTCGGAGGTCAAAGGCATCCCTATAGCGATCTTTGTTGCGCAATCCCTAGGGCTTCCCTTAGCGGTGTGTAGGTTTAGAAACAGGCCTAGCGATGGTCCGGCCGTTGCACTGCACTATCCCTCAGGGACGGGCGAAGTGAGGGCAATGTACATGGGAACTCGAAACCTAAAAAAAGGCGCCAAGGTGCTCATCATCGATGACTTCATGCGCGGAGGCAGTACCATCGCAGGAATGACTATGATGGCTCGCGAGTTCGAGGCTACCGTCGTGGGAAAGGGTGTATTCATCGTATCAGCCCTACCAGAGCAAAAGGCCATTTCCGGATATAAAGCTCTTTTG